In Deinococcus maricopensis DSM 21211, one genomic interval encodes:
- the cysK gene encoding cysteine synthase A has product MVEALIGNTPVVQLTRVVEDGMADVFVKLEGLNPGGSIKDRTALGMVEDAERRGLLQPGGTIVEPTSGNTGIGLAQVAAARGYRLILCMPAQMSEERKRTLKAYGAELVLTDPERRMLAAIEEAERIARETGAWMPNQFANPANPAVHEATTGPELWQQLDGRVDAFVYGSGTGGTITGVGRYLRRMNPDVRIVAVEPARSNVLSGGARGEHGFQGMGPGFIPENLDRRVIDEVVQVWEEDAFPLARRLAREEGVFVGMSSGAILWAALQVARQLGPGRRVATIACDTGARYLTTMLYASDEGTPPGYRPYSRESA; this is encoded by the coding sequence ATGGTGGAGGCCTTGATTGGGAACACGCCCGTCGTGCAGCTCACGCGTGTCGTGGAAGACGGCATGGCGGACGTGTTCGTGAAGCTGGAGGGCCTGAATCCGGGCGGGAGTATCAAGGACCGCACGGCGCTCGGCATGGTGGAGGACGCGGAGCGGCGTGGGCTGCTGCAGCCCGGCGGGACGATCGTGGAGCCGACCAGCGGGAACACCGGCATCGGGCTGGCGCAGGTGGCGGCGGCGCGCGGGTACCGCCTGATTCTGTGCATGCCGGCGCAGATGAGTGAGGAGCGCAAGCGGACGCTCAAAGCGTACGGCGCGGAGCTGGTGCTCACGGATCCGGAGCGGCGCATGCTCGCCGCGATCGAGGAGGCCGAGCGGATCGCGCGGGAGACGGGCGCGTGGATGCCGAACCAGTTCGCGAATCCTGCGAACCCGGCGGTGCACGAGGCGACGACCGGCCCGGAGCTGTGGCAGCAGCTGGACGGGCGCGTGGACGCGTTCGTGTACGGGTCCGGGACGGGCGGGACGATCACGGGCGTCGGGCGGTACCTGCGGCGCATGAACCCGGACGTGCGCATCGTGGCGGTGGAGCCGGCGCGCAGCAACGTCTTGTCGGGCGGCGCGCGCGGTGAGCACGGCTTCCAGGGGATGGGGCCGGGGTTCATTCCGGAGAACCTGGACCGCCGCGTGATTGACGAGGTGGTGCAGGTGTGGGAGGAGGACGCGTTCCCGCTCGCGCGGCGGCTCGCGCGGGAGGAAGGCGTGTTCGTGGGGATGTCGAGCGGCGCGATCCTGTGGGCGGCGCTGCAGGTGGCGCGGCAGCTCGGGCCGGGGCGGCGCGTGGCGACCATCGCGTGCGATACGGGCGCGCGGTATCTGACGACCATGTTGTACGCGTCGGATGAGGGGACGCCGCCCGGGTACCGACCGTACTCGCGCGAGTCGGCGTAA
- a CDS encoding metallophosphoesterase family protein, with amino-acid sequence MPRDDAPPTYRVAVMADVHGNLQALQAALADARARGYDELVVNGDVVNRGPDSVAALERLLGAGVTFTLGNHDDLMVLWQARSDALPAEWFDDPFWRATAWSAAQLDQAGLLPELRRWPMTHRVDLPGAPRVLIAHGTPDHYREPLSGHLDDARHDALLDAHGADVLVGSHIHVPYDRHVGPRRWLNTGAVGSPFNRDPRAQYLTLDLHGDAWTPTFQAVPYDRDAALRAYDTSGLAREGGLSAAIFREEVQLARSLYTPFWDWTEARALRRDEAAWAEFRALHPERFEP; translated from the coding sequence ATGCCCCGCGACGACGCCCCCCCCACGTACCGGGTGGCCGTCATGGCCGACGTGCACGGCAACCTCCAGGCCCTCCAGGCGGCCCTCGCGGACGCGCGCGCCCGCGGGTACGACGAGCTCGTCGTGAATGGCGACGTCGTGAACCGCGGCCCGGACAGCGTCGCCGCGCTGGAACGGCTGCTCGGCGCGGGCGTGACCTTCACGCTCGGCAACCACGACGACCTGATGGTCCTCTGGCAGGCGCGCAGCGACGCGCTGCCCGCCGAATGGTTCGACGACCCGTTCTGGCGCGCGACCGCCTGGAGCGCCGCGCAGCTTGACCAGGCGGGCCTGCTGCCGGAACTGCGGCGCTGGCCGATGACGCACCGCGTGGACCTGCCCGGCGCGCCCCGCGTCCTGATCGCGCACGGCACGCCCGACCATTACCGCGAGCCGCTCAGCGGCCACTTGGACGACGCCCGCCATGACGCGCTGCTCGACGCGCACGGCGCGGACGTGCTGGTCGGGTCGCACATCCACGTGCCGTACGACCGGCACGTCGGGCCGCGCCGCTGGCTCAACACCGGCGCGGTCGGGTCGCCATTCAACCGCGACCCGCGCGCGCAGTACCTCACGCTGGACCTGCACGGTGACGCGTGGACGCCGACCTTCCAGGCTGTTCCCTACGACCGGGACGCGGCGCTGCGCGCGTACGACACGAGCGGCCTCGCGCGCGAGGGCGGACTGAGCGCCGCGATCTTCCGCGAGGAGGTGCAGCTCGCGCGCAGCCTGTACACGCCTTTCTGGGACTGGACCGAGGCGCGCGCGCTGCGACGCGACGAGGCCGCGTGGGCGGAATTCCGCGCGTTGCACCCGGAACGCTTCGAACCCTGA
- a CDS encoding LrgB family protein, with product MTFLALTLLAYALGVTVQGRWRTPLAHPTLVASVLLAAVLLLTGTPYAQYARDTSGLTALLSPAVVALAVPLHRQRALLRRAWRSLLLGGAAGTLTALLVNVVGAWALGVDRTAALALRTDAATSPVAVALAPLLGGSGALAAVLAVLSGLMGALLLPAWLSRLGVRHPLARGVALGSVAHGVGTARAREEGEETAAASSVGMGLGAILVTLAVAFTAR from the coding sequence GTGACGTTCCTGGCGCTGACGCTGCTGGCGTACGCGCTGGGCGTGACCGTGCAGGGGCGGTGGCGCACGCCGCTCGCGCACCCGACGCTGGTGGCGTCCGTGCTGCTGGCCGCGGTGCTGCTGCTGACGGGCACGCCGTACGCGCAGTACGCACGGGACACGTCCGGCCTCACGGCGCTGCTCTCGCCGGCGGTGGTGGCGCTCGCGGTGCCGCTGCACCGTCAGCGGGCGCTGCTGCGCCGCGCGTGGCGCTCGCTGCTGCTGGGCGGCGCGGCCGGCACCCTGACGGCGCTGCTGGTGAACGTCGTGGGCGCGTGGGCGCTCGGCGTGGACCGCACGGCCGCGCTGGCGCTGCGTACGGACGCGGCGACCAGCCCGGTGGCGGTGGCGCTCGCGCCGCTGCTGGGCGGGTCGGGCGCCCTCGCGGCGGTCCTGGCAGTCCTGTCGGGCCTGATGGGGGCGCTGCTGCTGCCGGCGTGGCTGTCGCGGCTGGGCGTGCGGCACCCGCTGGCGCGCGGCGTGGCGCTGGGGAGCGTCGCGCACGGCGTCGGCACGGCGCGCGCCCGTGAGGAGGGCGAGGAGACGGCCGCCGCGAGCAGCGTCGGCATGGGGCTCGGGGCGATCCTGGTGACGCTGGCTGTGGCGTTCACGGCCCGCTGA
- a CDS encoding CidA/LrgA family protein, with translation MSAGVRPPAVRFLGGLGALCAFAALGQVVSGVLPLPLPGSVVGLLLLWGALSAGWVRLPWVEDTADGLLGVLSLLFVPATVGVVAFLGAGWAWPVWLLILTAGALVGGGVAGLSAQALARRADDA, from the coding sequence GTGAGCGCCGGGGTGCGCCCCCCGGCGGTGCGGTTCCTGGGGGGCTTGGGGGCGCTGTGTGCGTTCGCGGCGCTCGGGCAGGTCGTGTCGGGCGTCCTGCCGCTGCCGTTGCCGGGCAGCGTGGTGGGGCTGCTGCTGCTGTGGGGGGCGCTCAGCGCCGGGTGGGTGCGGCTCCCGTGGGTGGAGGACACTGCCGACGGGCTGCTCGGCGTGCTGAGTCTGCTGTTCGTGCCGGCCACGGTGGGGGTCGTGGCGTTTCTGGGGGCCGGGTGGGCGTGGCCGGTGTGGCTGCTGATCCTCACGGCGGGCGCCCTGGTGGGTGGGGGCGTGGCGGGCCTGAGCGCGCAGGCCCTCGCGCGCCGCGCGGACGACGCGTGA
- a CDS encoding MalY/PatB family protein, with protein MTHAPLDALTPDDLRHADSYKWTKYPEGVLPLWVADMDFPVAPGITRALTERLSRGLGYHQLHGDAPLMARLHAKLRGQGLTDLPDEGWVHFLPGVVPGLYAAVRALTSAGDDVITMTPIYPPFLSAITDQGRTVREAPLQVTADGWRIDWAALDAAVTPATRLLMLCNPHNPTGRVWTADELTRLADFAAQHRLWVVTDELHADLTLDGTFTPFAAVRDDLRERTITLTGPCKAYNTAGLGIGAAVSHNPALIARLARAGQGLMGHPSALSVTMWRAALEEDGTWLAGVLAYLRGNRDFVADFLRERLPQVHFHAPEATYLAWLDLRATGHGAGIAEHLLAYGLALNDGATFGAAYAGYARLNFATSRAILTEALTRLERALT; from the coding sequence ATGACGCACGCCCCCCTTGACGCCCTGACGCCCGACGACCTGCGCCACGCCGACAGCTACAAGTGGACGAAGTACCCCGAGGGCGTCCTGCCCCTGTGGGTCGCGGACATGGATTTCCCGGTCGCGCCGGGCATCACGCGCGCCCTCACGGAACGCCTCTCGCGCGGCCTCGGGTACCACCAGCTGCACGGGGACGCGCCGCTCATGGCGCGCCTGCACGCCAAACTGCGCGGGCAGGGCCTCACCGACCTGCCCGACGAGGGCTGGGTGCACTTCCTGCCGGGCGTCGTGCCGGGCCTGTACGCCGCCGTGCGCGCCCTGACGAGCGCCGGGGACGACGTGATCACCATGACGCCCATCTACCCACCGTTCCTGAGCGCCATCACCGACCAGGGCCGCACGGTCCGCGAGGCGCCGCTGCAGGTCACGGCGGACGGCTGGCGCATCGACTGGGCGGCGCTGGACGCGGCGGTCACGCCGGCCACGCGCCTGCTGATGCTCTGCAACCCGCACAACCCCACCGGGCGCGTCTGGACGGCAGACGAACTCACGCGCCTCGCGGATTTCGCCGCGCAGCACCGCCTGTGGGTCGTCACGGACGAGCTGCACGCGGACCTCACGCTCGACGGGACGTTCACGCCGTTCGCCGCCGTCCGCGACGACCTCCGTGAGCGCACCATCACCCTCACCGGGCCGTGCAAGGCGTACAACACCGCCGGGCTGGGCATCGGCGCGGCTGTGAGCCACAACCCGGCGCTGATCGCCCGGCTCGCGCGCGCCGGACAGGGCCTGATGGGTCACCCGAGCGCCCTGAGCGTCACCATGTGGCGCGCCGCCCTGGAAGAGGACGGCACCTGGCTCGCGGGCGTCCTCGCGTACCTGCGCGGCAACCGCGACTTCGTGGCGGACTTCCTGCGCGAACGCCTGCCGCAGGTGCACTTCCACGCGCCCGAAGCGACGTACCTTGCGTGGCTGGACCTGCGCGCGACCGGGCACGGCGCGGGCATCGCGGAGCACCTGCTGGCGTACGGCCTCGCCCTCAACGACGGCGCGACGTTCGGCGCCGCGTACGCCGGGTACGCGCGCCTGAACTTCGCCACGTCCCGCGCGATCCTCACGGAAGCGCTGACCCGCCTGGAACGCGCCCTGACCTGA
- the hisF gene encoding imidazole glycerol phosphate synthase subunit HisF, protein MLTKRIIPCLDVQAGRVVKNVRFFENHRDAGDPLALAQAYEAQQADELVFYDITATHEGRSLMLDVARRVADEVMMPLTVGGGVNTVDDFRQLLMAGADKISVNSGAVRTPDVIRAASDHFGAQCVVLSVDAKRRADGRGWNVFVGGGRVDTGLDLLAWVEQGQRLGAGEICLNVMDADGTRAGFDLEATRAVAEAVDLPVIASGGAGKLEDFYDVLTVGKADAALAASVFHFGELTVPQVKAYLKERGLAVRPTMAVLR, encoded by the coding sequence GTGCTGACCAAACGCATCATTCCGTGCCTGGACGTGCAGGCGGGCCGCGTCGTGAAGAACGTCCGCTTCTTCGAGAACCACCGGGATGCCGGGGATCCGCTGGCGCTCGCGCAGGCGTACGAGGCGCAGCAGGCGGACGAGCTGGTGTTCTACGACATCACCGCGACGCACGAGGGCCGCAGCCTGATGCTGGATGTGGCGCGGCGCGTGGCGGACGAGGTGATGATGCCGCTCACGGTGGGCGGCGGCGTGAACACCGTGGACGACTTCCGGCAGCTGTTGATGGCCGGTGCGGACAAGATCAGCGTGAACAGCGGCGCGGTGCGCACGCCGGACGTGATTCGCGCGGCGTCGGACCACTTCGGCGCGCAGTGCGTGGTGCTGAGCGTGGACGCGAAACGCCGCGCGGACGGACGCGGTTGGAACGTGTTCGTGGGCGGCGGGCGCGTGGACACGGGCCTGGACCTGCTCGCGTGGGTGGAGCAGGGGCAGCGGCTCGGCGCGGGCGAGATCTGCCTGAACGTGATGGACGCGGACGGGACGCGCGCGGGCTTCGACCTGGAGGCGACGCGCGCGGTCGCGGAGGCCGTGGACCTGCCGGTGATCGCGTCGGGCGGCGCGGGGAAGCTGGAGGACTTTTATGACGTCCTCACAGTCGGGAAGGCGGACGCGGCGCTCGCGGCGAGCGTGTTCCACTTCGGGGAGCTGACGGTCCCGCAGGTGAAGGCGTACCTGAAGGAGCGCGGCCTCGCGGTGCGCCCCACGATGGCGGTGCTGCGATGA
- a CDS encoding acyltransferase family protein, producing MKSRPHVAPLDALRGLAALSVVLFHTALLYQQSLRPEDHAAQQVLSVLRLTPLHPLFAGQESVLVFFVLSGLVLFLLLHGRPMTYGAYVRKRLLRLYPPYLAAVLVSMALAAALGGRALPDMGAWVNSLWPHPPTAADLAGHVIALGNANTEPYNFVLWSLVQELQISLLFPLLYLALRRWRPAVIVGAGVALSVAANAGALALAHVSAPLALAWSPLLNTAHYLLFFAVGALMAQHSAALGAWYAALPRARKTALLTAGLLSSSYGGLVLAHAGVSSRIGDLLILPGAFVTVLVFAHEVRLARFAGSAPLQFLGRVSYSLYLYHAVVLLAFVFALHGRAPLPVILGGALLATLPVAALAYLLVERPAIRWSRAPVRRAARADGAVAAHAAQAD from the coding sequence GTGAAGTCCCGGCCGCACGTCGCGCCGCTCGACGCCCTGCGCGGCCTCGCGGCGTTGTCGGTCGTGCTGTTCCACACGGCCCTGCTGTACCAGCAGAGCCTGCGCCCGGAGGACCACGCGGCGCAGCAGGTGCTGAGCGTCCTGCGTCTCACGCCGCTGCATCCGCTGTTCGCCGGGCAGGAATCGGTGCTGGTGTTCTTCGTGTTGAGCGGCCTGGTGCTGTTCCTGCTGCTGCACGGGCGGCCCATGACGTACGGCGCGTACGTCCGCAAGCGCCTGCTGCGCCTGTACCCGCCGTACCTCGCGGCCGTGCTGGTCAGCATGGCGCTCGCCGCCGCGCTGGGCGGCCGAGCCCTGCCGGACATGGGCGCGTGGGTGAACAGCCTGTGGCCGCACCCGCCCACCGCCGCGGACCTGGCCGGGCACGTGATCGCACTCGGCAACGCGAACACCGAGCCGTACAACTTCGTGCTGTGGTCCCTGGTGCAGGAGTTGCAGATCAGCCTGCTGTTCCCGCTGCTGTACCTCGCGCTGCGCCGCTGGCGGCCCGCCGTGATCGTCGGCGCGGGCGTGGCGCTGAGCGTCGCCGCGAACGCTGGGGCCCTGGCGCTCGCGCACGTGTCCGCGCCGCTGGCGCTCGCGTGGTCTCCCCTGCTGAACACGGCGCATTACCTGCTGTTCTTCGCGGTGGGCGCGCTCATGGCGCAGCACAGCGCGGCGCTCGGCGCGTGGTACGCGGCGCTGCCGCGCGCCCGCAAGACCGCGCTCCTCACCGCCGGACTCCTGAGCTCCTCGTACGGCGGGCTGGTCCTCGCGCACGCGGGGGTGTCGTCCCGCATTGGGGACCTGCTGATCCTGCCAGGCGCGTTCGTGACGGTCCTCGTGTTCGCGCATGAGGTGCGCCTCGCGCGCTTCGCGGGGAGCGCGCCGCTGCAGTTCCTGGGCCGCGTGTCGTACAGCCTGTACCTGTACCACGCGGTGGTCCTCCTGGCGTTCGTGTTCGCCCTGCACGGGCGCGCGCCGCTCCCAGTGATCCTGGGGGGCGCGCTGCTGGCCACGCTGCCGGTTGCGGCGCTGGCGTACCTGCTGGTGGAGCGGCCCGCGATCCGCTGGAGCCGCGCGCCGGTCCGCCGCGCCGCCCGCGCGGACGGTGCCGTCGCGGCCCACGCGGCGCAGGCCGACTGA
- a CDS encoding phosphatase PAP2 family protein translates to MSAPAPAHVHVRRLLAFLAKYWRALLALAAGLVLPLLGFAAIAEDVYEKEPFDFEEPLMLAIHRSSSDGLNHVAGAMSIFGSLKGMLPVTLLLTVLLYRVRARLGYFALLTLGGVALINTLLKQIFDRPRPALWTPFMPEPDFSFPSGHAMFASALASMLVAVLWPTRWRLPALLLGVFYVLLMMWSRVYIGVHYPTDVTGGALFSVAWVFGLSQILGIHRVLAPRAPAPSPEGA, encoded by the coding sequence ATGTCCGCTCCTGCCCCCGCCCATGTCCACGTCCGCCGCCTCCTCGCCTTCCTCGCCAAGTACTGGCGGGCGCTGCTCGCGCTCGCCGCCGGGCTGGTTCTGCCACTGCTCGGCTTCGCGGCCATCGCCGAGGACGTGTACGAGAAAGAACCGTTCGACTTCGAGGAGCCGCTGATGCTCGCCATCCACCGCAGCAGCTCCGACGGCCTGAATCACGTGGCGGGCGCCATGTCGATTTTCGGCAGCCTGAAAGGCATGCTGCCGGTCACGCTGCTGCTCACGGTGCTGCTGTACCGCGTGCGCGCGCGTCTCGGCTACTTCGCGCTGCTGACGCTGGGCGGCGTGGCGCTCATCAACACGCTGCTAAAGCAGATTTTCGACCGGCCCCGCCCGGCGCTGTGGACGCCGTTCATGCCCGAACCGGACTTCTCGTTCCCGAGCGGGCACGCGATGTTCGCGTCGGCGTTGGCGTCCATGCTCGTGGCGGTGCTGTGGCCGACCCGGTGGCGCCTGCCGGCCCTGCTGCTCGGCGTGTTCTATGTGCTGCTCATGATGTGGTCGCGCGTGTACATCGGCGTGCATTACCCCACCGACGTGACCGGCGGGGCGCTGTTTTCGGTCGCGTGGGTGTTCGGCCTGAGTCAGATTCTAGGCATTCACCGGGTGCTCGCGCCGCGCGCGCCCGCACCGTCGCCCGAAGGCGCCTGA
- the pstS gene encoding phosphate ABC transporter substrate-binding protein PstS, with the protein MKRTAALALALLSTAHAVTLTGAGASFPYPLYSRYFYEYAKREGVQVNYQPLGSGLGQTQFLRRTVDFGASDTPLSAADAARAPGRVLQVPAALGAIVVAYNLPGVTERVKLSADVLADMYLGRIRTWRDPRITGLNDGVTFPNLPVSVVHRSDASGSTQLFSTYLAHASADWQRAAGIATRLNWPGGTPARGNDGLARIVNDTPGAIGYMELVYAARLKLPYAQLRNRAGAFVSATPATIDEAARTATNPGSVVDAPRGYPLTSYSYLLAYADQGYGARTEAQARALKGLLKWILTDAQRLRVNGYQPLPEGALRDALSAVAGMTYKGKPLP; encoded by the coding sequence GTGAAACGTACAGCCGCCCTCGCGCTTGCCCTGCTCTCGACTGCGCACGCCGTCACGCTCACCGGCGCGGGCGCCAGCTTTCCGTACCCGCTGTACAGCCGGTACTTCTACGAGTACGCCAAACGCGAGGGCGTGCAGGTCAACTACCAGCCGCTCGGCAGCGGCCTCGGGCAGACGCAGTTCCTGCGCCGCACCGTCGACTTCGGCGCGAGCGACACGCCGCTGAGCGCCGCCGACGCCGCCCGCGCGCCCGGCCGGGTCCTGCAGGTGCCCGCCGCGCTCGGCGCCATCGTCGTCGCGTACAACCTGCCGGGCGTGACCGAACGCGTCAAACTCAGCGCCGACGTCCTCGCGGACATGTACCTGGGCCGCATCCGCACGTGGCGGGACCCGCGCATCACGGGCCTCAACGACGGCGTCACGTTCCCGAACCTGCCGGTCAGCGTCGTGCACCGCAGTGACGCGAGCGGCAGCACGCAGCTGTTCAGCACGTACCTCGCGCACGCCAGCGCGGACTGGCAGCGCGCCGCCGGCATCGCCACGCGCCTCAACTGGCCCGGCGGGACGCCCGCGCGCGGCAACGACGGCCTCGCCCGCATCGTGAACGACACGCCCGGCGCCATCGGGTACATGGAACTCGTGTACGCCGCGCGCCTGAAGCTGCCGTACGCGCAGCTCCGCAACCGCGCGGGCGCGTTCGTGAGCGCCACGCCCGCCACCATCGACGAAGCCGCGCGCACCGCCACGAATCCCGGCAGCGTCGTGGACGCCCCGCGCGGCTACCCGCTCACCAGCTACTCGTACCTGCTCGCGTACGCCGACCAGGGGTACGGCGCGCGCACCGAAGCGCAGGCGCGCGCCCTGAAAGGCCTGCTGAAGTGGATCCTCACGGACGCGCAGCGCCTGCGCGTGAACGGCTACCAGCCGCTGCCCGAAGGGGCCCTGCGGGACGCGCTGAGCGCCGTGGCCGGCATGACGTACAAGGGAAAGCCGCTGCCCTGA
- the galT gene encoding galactose-1-phosphate uridylyltransferase gives MADFQFLDVRKPDGRPMTLYGLHDIHVDGPIPSPSPTPVDARSQLRWHPVRGEWVAYAAHRQDRTFLPPADFNPLAPTTDPEHPTELPQGRYDMAVFANRFPSLTLSAPDPDPVPGVAARAGVGACEVVVFTQDASASLTDLGDERMALLLRVWADRTERLRLDPRIRHVLPFENRGVEVGVTLHHPHGQIYAYDHVPPVQARAVETLRTHLTQHGRPWLTDFVAEERAAQLRLLRDDGLALSLVPPFARYSYETWVLPTRPAAHLSDLTDDELDALARVLRDALRRLDALFARRMPYLMTVQQAPVNDGEHPEWPLRIEIYPALRAPNKLKYLAGTELGAGVFANDSLPEAKAAELRGVTLEDV, from the coding sequence ATGGCAGACTTTCAGTTCCTCGACGTCCGCAAACCCGACGGGCGACCCATGACGCTCTACGGCCTGCACGACATCCACGTTGACGGCCCCATCCCCTCCCCCAGTCCCACCCCCGTGGACGCCCGCTCGCAGCTGCGCTGGCACCCGGTGCGCGGCGAATGGGTCGCGTACGCCGCGCACCGCCAGGACCGCACGTTCCTGCCGCCCGCCGACTTCAACCCGCTCGCGCCCACCACTGACCCCGAGCACCCCACCGAACTGCCGCAGGGGCGCTACGACATGGCCGTGTTCGCGAACCGCTTCCCGAGCCTCACGCTGAGCGCGCCCGACCCGGACCCCGTGCCGGGCGTGGCGGCGCGCGCCGGCGTCGGCGCGTGCGAGGTCGTGGTGTTCACGCAGGACGCGAGCGCCAGCCTCACGGACCTCGGAGACGAACGCATGGCGCTGCTGCTGCGCGTCTGGGCGGACCGCACGGAGCGCCTCCGCCTCGACCCGCGCATCCGCCACGTGCTTCCCTTCGAGAACCGCGGCGTGGAGGTCGGCGTGACCCTGCACCACCCGCACGGGCAGATCTACGCCTACGACCACGTGCCGCCCGTGCAGGCCCGCGCCGTCGAGACCCTCCGCACGCACCTCACGCAGCACGGCCGACCGTGGCTGACGGACTTCGTGGCGGAGGAACGCGCCGCGCAACTGCGCCTGCTGCGTGACGACGGCCTCGCGCTGTCCCTGGTGCCGCCGTTCGCGCGCTACAGCTATGAGACGTGGGTGCTGCCTACCCGTCCGGCCGCGCACCTTTCGGACCTCACGGACGACGAGCTTGACGCGCTCGCCCGCGTCCTGCGGGACGCCCTGCGCCGCCTCGACGCGCTGTTCGCGCGGCGCATGCCGTACCTCATGACGGTCCAGCAGGCGCCCGTGAACGATGGCGAGCACCCCGAGTGGCCGCTGCGCATCGAGATCTACCCGGCGCTGCGCGCGCCGAACAAACTCAAGTACCTGGCGGGCACCGAACTGGGCGCCGGGGTCTTCGCGAACGACAGCTTGCCCGAAGCGAAAGCTGCTGAACTGAGAGGAGTCACCCTTGAAGACGTTTGA
- a CDS encoding 5'-methylthioadenosine/adenosylhomocysteine nucleosidase, whose amino-acid sequence MIGIIGAMREEIELLLADLQDADVHEVPGVRLHAGTLDGVRVLVTEGGIGKVNAAMTTVALIAHGATRVVFTGVAGGVHPSLRVGDIVVSTDCVQHDVDVTALNYALGTIPGEAPAWAADDALRAVATQAARALGEVNVVEGRVASGDQFVASRERVAWLRETFGAACAEMEGAAVAQVCAKSGVPFVVIRSVSDTADGGAHVDYREFMPLVARRAKQVVRGMLPHLA is encoded by the coding sequence GTGATTGGGATTATTGGCGCAATGCGCGAAGAGATCGAGTTGCTGCTCGCGGACCTGCAGGACGCGGACGTTCACGAGGTGCCGGGCGTGCGCCTGCACGCCGGCACGCTGGACGGCGTGCGCGTGCTGGTGACGGAAGGCGGCATCGGCAAGGTGAACGCCGCGATGACCACCGTGGCGCTGATTGCGCACGGCGCGACGCGGGTGGTGTTCACGGGCGTCGCGGGGGGCGTGCACCCCAGCCTGCGCGTGGGCGACATCGTCGTGAGCACCGACTGTGTGCAGCACGACGTGGACGTAACCGCGCTGAACTACGCGCTCGGCACGATTCCCGGCGAGGCGCCCGCATGGGCGGCGGACGACGCGCTGCGCGCAGTGGCCACGCAGGCGGCGCGCGCGCTCGGCGAGGTGAACGTCGTGGAGGGCCGCGTGGCGAGCGGCGATCAGTTCGTGGCGTCGCGGGAGCGCGTGGCGTGGCTGCGCGAGACGTTCGGCGCGGCGTGCGCGGAGATGGAGGGCGCGGCGGTCGCGCAGGTGTGTGCGAAGTCGGGGGTACCGTTCGTGGTGATCCGCAGCGTGAGTGACACGGCCGACGGGGGCGCGCACGTGGACTACCGGGAGTTCATGCCGCTGGTGGCGCGCCGCGCGAAGCAGGTGGTGCGCGGCATGCTGCCGCACCTGGCGTGA
- the galK gene encoding galactokinase — MKTFDEVFGRAPDVTASAPGRVNLLGEHTDYQGGFVLPTAIPQDTTVHMGRNGTAEHRVYAADLERHARFPVGANAEPHFAQYVAGALALAGVQEGVDVHVTSTVPMGAGLSSSAALEVSTLRAARELFALDLDDVRVAQIAQRAEIEFAGVNCGIMDQMASSLADARRMLRLDTRTLERETLPLPGGAQVLVIDSGVPRSLAESGYNTRRAEVEEASRLLGVHELRDVTDVQVVETLPEPLNRRARHVVTENARVLAAVNADAAAFGQLMNASHASLRDDYEVSHPKVDELVELLQTHADVFGARMTGAGFGGALVALVREGAAEAVAADVLAQYDGPGRRVVP; from the coding sequence TTGAAGACGTTTGATGAGGTGTTCGGGCGCGCGCCCGACGTGACGGCCAGCGCGCCGGGCCGCGTGAACCTGCTCGGCGAGCACACCGATTACCAGGGCGGGTTCGTGCTGCCCACCGCCATCCCCCAGGACACGACGGTGCACATGGGCCGCAACGGCACCGCGGAGCACCGCGTGTACGCCGCGGACCTGGAGCGGCACGCGCGCTTCCCGGTGGGCGCGAACGCCGAGCCACACTTCGCGCAGTACGTCGCGGGCGCGCTGGCGCTCGCGGGCGTGCAGGAGGGCGTGGACGTGCACGTGACCTCCACCGTCCCGATGGGCGCGGGCCTGTCGAGCAGCGCCGCGCTGGAAGTTTCGACGCTGCGCGCCGCCCGCGAACTGTTCGCTCTGGACCTCGACGACGTGCGGGTCGCGCAGATCGCGCAGCGCGCCGAGATCGAGTTCGCGGGCGTGAACTGCGGCATCATGGACCAGATGGCGAGCAGCCTCGCGGACGCGCGGCGGATGCTGCGCCTCGACACGCGCACGCTGGAACGCGAGACGCTGCCGCTGCCGGGCGGCGCGCAGGTGCTGGTGATCGATTCGGGCGTGCCGCGCAGCCTCGCGGAGAGCGGGTACAACACGCGCCGCGCGGAAGTGGAGGAAGCCAGCCGCCTGTTGGGCGTGCACGAACTGCGTGACGTGACGGACGTGCAGGTCGTGGAGACGCTGCCGGAGCCGCTGAACCGCCGCGCGCGACACGTCGTCACGGAGAACGCGCGGGTGCTCGCGGCGGTGAACGCCGACGCGGCCGCGTTCGGGCAGCTCATGAACGCGAGCCACGCGAGCCTGCGCGACGACTACGAGGTGAGCCACCCGAAGGTGGACGAACTGGTGGAGTTGCTGCAGACGCACGCGGACGTGTTCGGCGCGCGCATGACCGGCGCGGGGTTCGGCGGGGCGCTGGTGGCGCTCGTGCGGGAAGGCGCGGCCGAAGCAGTCGCGGCGGACGTCCTCGCGCAGTATGACGGGCCGGGCCGCCGGGTGGTGCCCTGA